A stretch of the Afipia sp. P52-10 genome encodes the following:
- a CDS encoding glycosyltransferase, with protein sequence MKFVLFYHAITSCWNNGNAHFLRGVARELAALGHSVVVYEPGDGWSRRNAILDGGTDTLAAARRVVSGVEVRQYDEPLDSMLDHALAGADVVIVHEWNAPSLVTAIARRRAAGGAFTLLFHDTHHRAVTAPDQLSPHLDGFDAVLAFGEILRDIYLKQGWARRAFTWHEAADTALFAPAEQASPTDDVVWIGNWGDDERSAEIAEYLIAPAATLRLSGSVFGVRYPEHAIAALRRCGLLYRGWLPNHAVADAFAAARMTVHIPRGPYANALPGIPTIRMFEALACGIPLISAPWRDDEQMFPDGAYLRVSDRHAMREAMSAVLADRDLAASLRQTGLAAIHARHTCRHRVNELMSMIRAIRGDRSQSAEPALSGAVAP encoded by the coding sequence ATGAAGTTCGTCCTCTTCTATCATGCCATCACCTCGTGCTGGAACAATGGCAACGCGCACTTCCTGCGCGGCGTCGCGCGCGAGCTCGCGGCACTGGGACACAGCGTCGTCGTCTATGAGCCTGGCGACGGCTGGAGCCGCCGCAACGCCATTCTCGACGGCGGCACCGACACGCTCGCCGCTGCGCGTCGCGTGGTGTCGGGCGTGGAGGTCCGGCAATATGATGAACCGCTGGACTCGATGCTGGACCATGCGTTGGCTGGCGCCGACGTCGTCATCGTGCACGAGTGGAATGCGCCGTCTCTTGTCACTGCGATCGCCCGTCGCCGCGCGGCAGGCGGCGCCTTTACGCTGCTCTTTCACGACACACACCATCGCGCAGTCACCGCACCCGACCAGCTCAGTCCTCATCTGGACGGGTTCGATGCGGTTCTCGCCTTCGGCGAAATTCTGCGCGACATCTACCTGAAACAGGGCTGGGCACGGCGCGCCTTTACCTGGCACGAGGCCGCCGACACCGCGCTGTTCGCGCCGGCGGAGCAAGCATCCCCAACCGACGACGTCGTCTGGATCGGAAACTGGGGCGACGACGAACGCAGCGCAGAAATCGCCGAGTACCTGATCGCTCCGGCGGCAACGCTCCGTCTCTCCGGATCCGTGTTCGGCGTCCGCTATCCCGAGCATGCGATCGCGGCGCTGCGCAGGTGCGGCCTCCTCTATCGTGGCTGGCTTCCGAACCACGCCGTCGCCGACGCGTTCGCGGCGGCACGAATGACGGTCCACATTCCGCGCGGGCCTTACGCCAATGCGCTGCCGGGAATTCCGACCATCCGGATGTTCGAGGCGTTGGCGTGCGGGATTCCATTGATCTCCGCGCCCTGGCGCGACGACGAGCAGATGTTTCCGGACGGCGCGTACCTGCGCGTCAGCGATCGCCATGCAATGCGCGAAGCGATGTCGGCCGTGCTGGCTGACAGGGACCTCGCCGCATCGCTGAGGCAGACCGGCCTCGCCGCCATTCACGCACGCCACACGTGCAGGCATCGGGTCAACGAGCTCATGTCGATGATCCGCGCCATTCGCGGTGATCGCTCGCAATCCGCAGAACCGGCGCTATCGGGAGCTGTCGCACCATGA